Proteins encoded together in one Candidatus Sulfotelmatobacter sp. window:
- a CDS encoding type II toxin-antitoxin system VapC family toxin — MPVRYLLDTNMASYVIKGNAPRVRERLLKVPMSEVGISAVTEAELRFGVARRPDAAPLKLAVDEFLLRVEILPWDSAAAQHYATLRGALEDSGTPIGNMDMLIAAHAVAAGAVLVTHDRVFQRVKHLQVEDWTKGQ; from the coding sequence ATGCCGGTTCGCTATCTTCTCGACACGAACATGGCGAGCTATGTGATCAAGGGTAACGCTCCGCGAGTGCGTGAACGGCTGCTGAAAGTGCCCATGTCGGAAGTTGGGATTTCGGCGGTGACAGAGGCCGAGTTGCGCTTCGGCGTGGCCCGTAGACCGGACGCTGCGCCGCTCAAGCTGGCAGTAGATGAATTCCTGCTGCGGGTGGAGATTCTGCCTTGGGACTCGGCCGCCGCGCAGCATTACGCAACCCTGCGCGGCGCTCTCGAAGATTCAGGCACGCCCATCGGCAATATGGACATGCTGATCGCCGCCCACGCTGTCGCCGCAGGCGCGGTGCTGGTCACTCATGATCGGGTGTTTCAGCGTGTCAAGCATTTGCAGGTTGAGGATTGGACCAAGGGCCAATGA
- a CDS encoding PIN domain-containing protein: MKWFFDTSVLIPVFNVEHEHHEASLAAFVAANRENACCSAHSLAELYSVLTRLPGKHRVSGEQVLFFIEGIEEHLTIIALNSREYSSAIREAAAMGIVGGLLYDFLLARCARKASAEVIYTWDIQDFRRLGPEVASRIRTP; the protein is encoded by the coding sequence TTGAAATGGTTCTTCGACACCTCGGTTCTCATCCCAGTTTTTAATGTAGAACACGAGCATCACGAGGCGAGTCTGGCTGCTTTTGTAGCTGCCAACAGAGAGAATGCGTGCTGCTCGGCGCACAGCCTGGCCGAACTTTATTCGGTTCTTACCCGCCTGCCCGGAAAACATCGCGTAAGCGGCGAGCAGGTCTTGTTCTTTATCGAGGGCATTGAAGAGCACCTGACGATAATCGCACTGAACAGCCGTGAATATTCCTCTGCGATTCGAGAGGCCGCCGCGATGGGCATCGTCGGGGGGCTGCTGTATGATTTTCTGCTAGCTCGGTGTGCGCGAAAAGCCTCCGCCGAAGTGATCTACACTTGGGATATCCAGGATTTTCGGCGTCTCGGACCTGAAGTGGCCAGCCGAATCAGAACGCCCTGA
- a CDS encoding AbrB/MazE/SpoVT family DNA-binding domain-containing protein, whose protein sequence is MTLQLTVDKAGRVVLPKPVRDELQLSPGDRLELESSEQQIVLRPVRGTGTLRKKCGVWVFSSGEPLSAKTVNDTLTEIRRERDRKNLGESAIAPRKRGRTR, encoded by the coding sequence ATGACACTCCAACTGACTGTCGACAAGGCTGGACGCGTGGTGCTGCCCAAGCCGGTGCGCGATGAACTGCAACTTAGTCCTGGCGATAGGCTGGAACTGGAAAGTTCAGAGCAGCAGATTGTTTTGCGACCGGTACGCGGAACTGGCACTCTACGCAAGAAGTGCGGGGTCTGGGTGTTCAGCAGCGGCGAGCCCCTCTCGGCCAAAACCGTGAATGATACCCTCACCGAAATTCGGCGGGAGCGCGACCGCAAAAACCTTGGGGAATCCGCCATCGCTCCGCGCAAACGAGGCCGGACCCGTTGA
- a CDS encoding PspA/IM30 family protein, which yields MALLERVSTLVRANLNDLIDKAEDPEKMIKQVILDMQNQLLQVKTQVAIAIADQHLLEKKQKENSDKVAEWMRKAELAVDKKEDDLARASLLRVESYRELSENFSQQVSDQKAQVENLKSALRQLEQKLTEAQGKADVLIAQHRRARAVGKASDARMASRDGSKTAAFERMKRKVAHSEAVSQAKSEIAGDNLDDRLAALEKEDRIEQLLVELKSKRGA from the coding sequence ATGGCATTACTAGAACGCGTTTCTACACTGGTCCGGGCCAACCTCAACGACCTGATCGACAAAGCTGAAGACCCGGAAAAGATGATCAAGCAAGTGATCCTCGACATGCAGAACCAGCTTCTGCAAGTCAAAACCCAGGTCGCGATCGCCATCGCCGACCAGCATCTGCTCGAGAAAAAACAGAAAGAGAATTCGGACAAAGTGGCCGAGTGGATGCGCAAGGCCGAACTCGCCGTCGACAAAAAAGAAGACGACCTGGCGCGCGCGTCATTGCTGCGCGTGGAGAGCTATCGCGAACTCAGCGAAAACTTCTCGCAGCAAGTCAGCGATCAAAAAGCCCAAGTCGAAAACCTGAAATCTGCGCTGCGCCAGCTCGAACAGAAGCTCACCGAAGCGCAAGGCAAGGCCGATGTGCTGATCGCGCAGCATCGCCGCGCCCGCGCCGTAGGCAAGGCCAGCGACGCCCGCATGGCCTCACGCGATGGCTCGAAGACCGCGGCCTTCGAGCGGATGAAACGCAAAGTGGCGCATTCCGAAGCCGTGAGCCAGGCGAAGTCGGAAATCGCCGGCGACAACCTCGACGATCGCCTCGCCGCGCTCGAAAAAGAAGACCGCATCGAGCAGTTGCTGGTGGAGTTGAAGTCGAAGCGCGGCGCTTAG
- a CDS encoding SPFH domain-containing protein: MGLGLSSMVTIWIFVGLGVMVILFLMSGMARLYRKAGPHEALIVYGLGGTRVVQGHGTLVFPMVQICKDLSLELMSFDVAPQQDLYTKQGVAVTVEAVAQIKVKSDRESVLTAAEQFLTKSDQEREGLIRLVMEGHLRGIIGQLTVEEIVKQPEMVSDRMRGTCAEDMNKMGLEVISFTIKEVRDKNEYITNMGKPDVARIKRDADVATAEADRDTAIKRAALTRESAVAKAQADQERVLAETLSLAKQAESQRDLEIKKAQYLEVTKRQQAQADKAYDIQTNIMQQQVIAEQVKVQQVEKEQQVKVQEAEINRREKELIATVLKGAEIERQRIETLAAAEKQRLIAEAEGQASSIRAQGEAEAEIIFKKGEAEAKAMNVKAEAYQEYNQAAVIDKLFASMPEIVKALAAPLANVDKITIVSTGNGDASGMYKVTGDITKMAAQVPALFETLSGMPLGDFLGKVRQIGDRVPKPADSPKP, from the coding sequence ATGGGATTGGGATTGTCGTCAATGGTCACGATCTGGATTTTTGTCGGGCTGGGAGTGATGGTCATCCTGTTTTTGATGAGCGGAATGGCCAGGCTCTATCGCAAAGCCGGGCCGCACGAGGCACTCATCGTCTACGGCCTGGGTGGAACGCGCGTCGTGCAGGGGCACGGCACTCTCGTTTTCCCGATGGTGCAAATCTGCAAGGATCTGTCGCTGGAGCTGATGTCGTTCGACGTGGCGCCGCAACAGGATCTATACACCAAACAAGGCGTCGCGGTCACGGTGGAAGCCGTCGCGCAGATCAAGGTCAAGTCGGATCGCGAATCGGTGCTCACTGCGGCCGAGCAGTTTCTCACCAAGTCCGATCAGGAGCGCGAAGGCCTGATTCGCCTGGTCATGGAAGGCCACCTGCGCGGCATCATCGGTCAGCTCACGGTCGAAGAAATCGTCAAGCAGCCCGAAATGGTGTCCGACCGCATGCGCGGCACTTGCGCTGAGGACATGAACAAGATGGGGCTGGAAGTCATCTCCTTCACCATCAAGGAAGTTCGCGACAAGAACGAGTACATCACCAACATGGGCAAGCCGGATGTGGCGCGCATCAAGCGCGACGCCGATGTCGCCACCGCGGAAGCGGACCGCGACACGGCTATCAAGCGAGCCGCGTTGACGCGCGAATCGGCTGTGGCCAAGGCGCAAGCCGATCAGGAGCGCGTGCTCGCCGAAACGCTGTCGCTGGCCAAGCAAGCCGAGTCCCAGCGCGACCTGGAAATCAAGAAAGCCCAATACCTGGAAGTCACCAAACGCCAGCAGGCGCAAGCGGATAAGGCCTACGACATCCAGACCAACATCATGCAGCAGCAGGTCATCGCCGAACAGGTGAAGGTGCAGCAGGTCGAGAAAGAGCAACAGGTGAAAGTCCAGGAGGCGGAAATCAATCGCCGCGAAAAAGAATTAATCGCCACAGTGCTGAAAGGTGCGGAGATCGAGCGTCAGCGAATCGAAACGCTCGCGGCCGCCGAGAAGCAGCGTCTGATCGCGGAAGCCGAAGGCCAGGCGTCGTCGATTCGCGCGCAAGGCGAAGCGGAAGCCGAAATCATTTTCAAAAAGGGCGAAGCCGAAGCCAAAGCGATGAACGTGAAAGCCGAGGCCTATCAGGAATACAACCAGGCGGCGGTTATCGACAAACTGTTCGCCAGTATGCCGGAGATCGTGAAGGCATTGGCCGCTCCGCTGGCCAACGTCGACAAGATCACAATCGTCTCCACCGGAAACGGCGACGCGTCCGGCATGTACAAAGTCACCGGCGACATTACGAAGATGGCGGCGCAAGTGCCCGCGCTGTTCGAAACTTTGTCCGGCATGCCGCTCGGCGATTTTCTCGGCAAAGTCCGCCAGATCGGCGACCGCGTCCCCAAGCCGGCCGACTCGCCGAAACCATAA
- a CDS encoding DUF1648 domain-containing protein, producing MNRSFYKPAVWLMWLAFAMTALNSWRAWDQLPMRMAVHFDANWQPNGYTSREGAVMLGLGAMGVLVLSFTISALIVHALKPSSAWPMLIVFYIVIAILWYVNDSIVKWNLQQNEQAPRAALVSRSGGRIHPPALSQ from the coding sequence ATGAATCGCAGCTTCTACAAACCGGCAGTCTGGCTGATGTGGCTGGCGTTCGCGATGACGGCTCTGAACTCCTGGCGAGCCTGGGACCAACTCCCCATGCGGATGGCTGTACACTTCGACGCCAACTGGCAGCCCAACGGCTACACGTCGCGCGAAGGAGCAGTAATGCTCGGACTCGGCGCTATGGGCGTACTGGTGCTCTCGTTCACGATCTCCGCTTTGATTGTGCATGCACTGAAACCAAGCTCCGCGTGGCCGATGCTGATCGTGTTCTACATAGTGATCGCGATTCTGTGGTACGTCAACGACTCGATCGTGAAATGGAACCTGCAGCAGAACGAGCAAGCGCCGCGGGCTGCGCTCGTTTCACGTAGCGGCGGACGCATTCATCCGCCCGCACTAAGTCAGTAA
- a CDS encoding helix-turn-helix transcriptional regulator: MKLGEKIRYLREVEGSLRGLGRPLTQLELVRAIREEAGKGRKRAKGTTISQSYLSQIENGARPHMTQSSRALLAKFFKVHPGFLVDDPAGYHAELTSDLRTTEGQLDVWLLQGSEKFANDPDVSQVLIKAAREKDTRRCFLLLGAILDTPELADRLLEALRPELTAGNGNHRRANARTTDRATTERGATGEERRMR; encoded by the coding sequence GTGAAACTGGGCGAGAAAATTCGGTATCTGCGTGAGGTCGAAGGATCGCTGCGCGGACTGGGTCGCCCCCTGACCCAGCTGGAACTCGTCCGCGCGATTCGCGAAGAGGCAGGTAAGGGCCGCAAACGGGCCAAGGGCACGACGATCAGCCAGTCGTATCTCTCGCAGATTGAAAACGGCGCGCGTCCGCACATGACCCAGTCCTCGCGCGCGCTGCTGGCGAAGTTTTTCAAGGTGCACCCCGGCTTTCTGGTGGATGACCCTGCGGGCTACCACGCCGAGCTGACGTCGGACTTGCGCACCACCGAAGGCCAGCTCGACGTTTGGCTGCTGCAAGGCTCGGAAAAATTCGCGAACGATCCCGACGTCAGCCAGGTGCTGATCAAAGCGGCCCGCGAGAAAGACACGCGGCGTTGTTTCCTGCTCTTGGGCGCAATCCTCGATACGCCGGAGCTGGCGGACCGCTTGCTGGAAGCGCTGCGGCCCGAACTGACGGCTGGCAACGGCAATCATCGCCGTGCGAACGCGCGTACCACCGATCGCGCCACGACCGAGCGTGGCGCGACCGGGGAAGAGAGGCGGATGCGATGA
- a CDS encoding ABC transporter permease, whose protein sequence is MSTAAISRTRRGVAGRIATNARHNPLAAIGVVLVVLFMIFALFAPWIAPQDPASIHLPARLDSSSSAHWFGTDELGRDIFSRVIYGARISMLVGSSVVLTSLGLGLIIGSIAGYYGGAIDRFVNVVLMNAFLSFPGILLAIAFIAFRGPGIFNLVLALSLGGWVGYARLVRGQVLAAREREFVEAARALGASDLRIIVRHILPNIIQPVVVQAAIGMAGAILAEATMSFLGLGVPPPTASWGAMLNDGRAHLFDAPHLVLFPALAVMLAVLSFNFIGDALRDYLDPRSRIEAGL, encoded by the coding sequence ATGTCTACCGCCGCTATCTCGCGAACGCGCCGCGGAGTTGCGGGCCGCATTGCGACTAATGCCCGCCACAATCCGCTGGCGGCAATCGGAGTCGTGCTGGTCGTCCTCTTCATGATCTTCGCCTTGTTCGCGCCGTGGATCGCGCCGCAAGACCCGGCGTCGATTCATCTGCCCGCGCGCCTCGACTCTTCTTCCAGCGCACACTGGTTCGGCACCGATGAACTCGGCCGCGACATTTTCTCTCGCGTTATCTACGGCGCGCGCATCTCCATGCTGGTGGGCAGTTCCGTCGTCTTAACCTCTCTGGGGCTTGGACTCATTATTGGATCGATTGCCGGCTACTACGGTGGCGCCATCGACCGCTTCGTCAACGTCGTTCTGATGAATGCATTTCTCTCTTTCCCCGGAATCCTGCTGGCCATCGCCTTCATCGCCTTTCGCGGCCCCGGCATTTTCAATCTCGTACTCGCCCTTTCCCTCGGAGGATGGGTGGGCTACGCGCGCCTGGTTCGCGGGCAAGTGCTGGCCGCCCGCGAACGCGAATTCGTCGAAGCGGCGCGCGCTCTCGGCGCCAGCGACTTGCGCATCATCGTGCGCCACATTCTGCCCAACATCATTCAGCCAGTTGTCGTGCAGGCCGCGATCGGCATGGCCGGAGCCATTCTCGCCGAAGCCACCATGAGTTTTCTCGGACTCGGCGTTCCCCCGCCCACTGCCAGTTGGGGAGCGATGCTCAACGACGGCCGCGCTCATCTGTTCGACGCCCCGCACCTCGTATTGTTTCCCGCGCTCGCCGTCATGCTCGCGGTGCTCAGCTTCAACTTCATCGGCGACGCCCTGCGCGATTATCTCGATCCGCGGTCGCGCATCGAAGCCGGCCTCTAG